Proteins encoded together in one Neobacillus sp. FSL H8-0543 window:
- the rhaS gene encoding rhamnose ABC transporter substrate-binding protein — protein sequence MKKLLMVFVSIFMVFSVLAACSQGSPSSGGEKSGESKDGKKRFAIVFKNTGNPYGEKMMEGFKKAIEAQGHEAILKAPDQPTAEAQIQMIEELISQKVDSIAIAGNDPDALEPALKKAMDQGIKVLSLDSAVNTKSRIVHINQADPERIGRVQIEAISEMIGGKGQIAVLSATSQATNQNTWIEWMKKELEDPKYKDIELVKVAYGDDLRDKSVSETEALLKSYPDLKGIIAPTTVGIAAAGKVLTDKGLKDKVHLTGLGLPSEMAEYIESGVSDWMYLWNPIDVGYLAGYAADRLVSGKITGKVGEKFSVGDLGEKEVVADGDGAQIMLGDPFKFDKSNIAEWKEVY from the coding sequence ATGAAAAAGCTGCTTATGGTTTTTGTATCAATCTTCATGGTTTTTTCAGTGCTCGCAGCATGCAGCCAAGGCTCACCAAGCAGCGGCGGTGAGAAGAGCGGCGAAAGCAAGGATGGCAAAAAACGATTCGCCATTGTTTTCAAAAATACAGGGAATCCATATGGCGAAAAGATGATGGAAGGCTTCAAAAAGGCAATTGAAGCGCAGGGGCATGAAGCAATTCTGAAAGCGCCGGACCAGCCTACGGCTGAAGCGCAGATCCAAATGATTGAAGAATTAATTTCCCAAAAAGTAGACAGTATCGCGATTGCGGGAAATGATCCGGATGCTCTCGAGCCTGCTTTGAAAAAGGCAATGGACCAAGGTATCAAGGTACTTTCACTAGACTCTGCGGTTAACACGAAAAGCCGTATCGTACACATCAACCAGGCAGACCCTGAAAGAATTGGCCGCGTCCAAATCGAAGCCATTTCTGAAATGATTGGCGGCAAAGGTCAAATCGCCGTTCTTAGTGCCACTTCCCAGGCAACCAACCAAAACACTTGGATTGAGTGGATGAAGAAAGAACTCGAAGATCCTAAATACAAGGATATCGAGCTTGTAAAGGTCGCATATGGAGATGACCTCCGTGATAAGAGTGTTTCTGAAACGGAAGCTCTATTAAAATCTTATCCTGATCTAAAAGGGATTATTGCTCCAACCACTGTTGGTATTGCTGCGGCAGGTAAAGTGTTAACAGACAAAGGGTTAAAAGACAAGGTGCACTTAACAGGCCTGGGATTGCCAAGTGAAATGGCCGAGTATATCGAGTCCGGAGTTTCCGATTGGATGTATTTATGGAATCCTATTGATGTTGGATACCTGGCAGGCTACGCTGCTGACAGATTAGTGAGCGGCAAAATCACGGGCAAAGTCGGCGAAAAATTCTCTGTCGGTGACCTTGGCGAGAAAGAAGTCGTTGCTGACGGCGACGGCGCACAGATCATGCTCGGCGACCCATTCAAATTTGACAAGAGCAATATTGCTGAGTGGAAGGAAGTTTACTAA
- a CDS encoding discoidin domain-containing protein, which produces MAYKKTVTATKEEGGNEVPGIVDGNPNTRWAAEGMPQTVIVDLEDVYSINEVGLTPYQNRAYQYKVETSLDGKDYTFVVDRTGNTDGASFLKDEFPTVNARYVKLTATGAHGYTGGWVSFHEFRIYGTKFELDKVTLKAASQTVLPEEHVSLSLTGVMTDKKEADLSNATVKFESSQPEVVSFSKDGKIIIADYVKDVRSFDVWATVVLDEKEVKSEAISITIHPTIEHTQQLLSNYENSKMVKGPLVPQLRNSLQQALHHKEKGHLDQEIHHLSNFIKHISNESLKEYVTPEAKDVLLQDVQKLILILKGEEN; this is translated from the coding sequence GTGGCTTATAAAAAAACTGTGACCGCAACGAAAGAGGAAGGCGGGAATGAAGTACCAGGAATTGTTGATGGAAATCCAAATACACGCTGGGCGGCAGAAGGCATGCCGCAAACAGTAATAGTTGATTTGGAAGATGTGTATTCAATTAACGAAGTGGGTCTGACACCTTATCAGAATCGTGCTTATCAGTATAAAGTCGAAACCTCTTTAGACGGGAAGGATTATACCTTTGTGGTTGATCGTACGGGTAATACAGATGGGGCATCATTCTTGAAAGATGAATTCCCAACGGTCAATGCACGCTATGTAAAGCTTACTGCCACAGGAGCACATGGCTATACAGGTGGATGGGTTAGTTTTCATGAGTTTAGGATATATGGAACAAAATTTGAGCTGGATAAAGTAACGTTAAAGGCTGCTTCACAGACTGTCCTGCCAGAAGAGCATGTTTCCTTATCACTAACTGGTGTAATGACGGATAAGAAAGAAGCTGATCTTTCCAACGCAACAGTCAAATTTGAATCAAGTCAGCCGGAAGTAGTCTCGTTTAGTAAAGACGGGAAAATAATAATTGCTGATTATGTTAAAGATGTACGTTCATTTGATGTATGGGCTACTGTTGTCCTTGATGAAAAAGAGGTAAAATCTGAAGCAATTTCTATTACCATTCATCCGACAATTGAACATACCCAACAACTTCTAAGCAACTATGAAAATTCAAAGATGGTAAAAGGACCGTTAGTTCCACAGCTTAGGAATTCATTACAGCAAGCATTGCATCATAAAGAGAAAGGTCATCTTGATCAAGAGATCCATCATCTCAGTAATTTTATAAAACACATCAGTAATGAGTCTTTGAAAGAATACGTGACACCAGAAGCAAAAGATGTGTTACTTCAAGATGTTCAAAAACTAATTTTAATTCTTAAGGGTGAAGAAAATTAA
- the rhaB gene encoding rhamnulokinase: protein MTKYSIAVDIGASSGRLILGYLENEFLKLEEIHRFENKIVKKGNFFCWEADKLFQEIINGLKKCREQGIKPDSIGIDTWAVDFVLLDENDQPLTEAVAYRDPRTDGMMEEVFKLFSKERLYLETGIQFQKFNTIYQLYSIKKNNPDIFKKAKSFLMIPDYFNFLLTGKKANEYTNATSTQLVNAFTKKWDRPLLDILGINKEMFHEIKTPRTVLGTLREELVSELGFNLEVILPATHDTGSAVIAVPEQDETIYISSGTWSLIGTENYFPICVTKALEYNFTNEGGIDYQYRFLKNIMGLWMIQEVKRMYNDEYSFARLVELAKEAKDFKAIVNVNDDRFLKPDHMIEAIQNYCIQTGQPVPSTPGEVAKCVFDSLAVSYQEAISQIEEIFEKKFEKINVIGGGCQNEILNQLIADVTHKEVYAGPVEATAIGNIAAQLMALGEIKDVKEARAIINHSFEVKKYTPSHKVVS from the coding sequence ATGACAAAATACAGTATAGCCGTTGATATCGGCGCTTCCAGCGGCCGCCTTATTCTCGGATACCTCGAAAATGAATTTTTAAAGCTAGAGGAGATTCACCGGTTCGAAAACAAAATTGTCAAAAAAGGTAACTTCTTTTGCTGGGAGGCCGATAAGCTGTTTCAAGAAATCATCAATGGACTAAAGAAATGCAGGGAACAGGGCATTAAGCCTGACAGCATCGGGATTGATACCTGGGCTGTTGACTTTGTGCTCTTGGACGAAAACGACCAGCCCTTAACAGAAGCAGTGGCCTATCGCGACCCACGGACCGATGGGATGATGGAAGAAGTCTTCAAGCTGTTTTCCAAGGAAAGACTTTATCTCGAAACAGGTATTCAGTTCCAAAAATTTAATACCATCTATCAACTTTATTCTATTAAAAAGAACAATCCGGACATTTTTAAAAAAGCCAAATCGTTCCTGATGATCCCTGACTACTTCAATTTCTTATTAACGGGAAAGAAAGCAAACGAGTATACAAATGCCACTTCCACACAACTGGTGAATGCTTTTACGAAAAAGTGGGATCGGCCATTATTAGATATCCTTGGAATCAACAAAGAAATGTTCCATGAGATAAAAACACCAAGAACGGTTCTTGGCACGTTAAGGGAAGAGCTCGTCTCCGAACTGGGGTTTAATCTGGAGGTTATCCTGCCAGCCACCCATGATACGGGTTCCGCCGTTATTGCGGTCCCGGAGCAGGATGAAACCATCTATATCAGCTCCGGTACTTGGTCCTTAATTGGAACAGAAAACTATTTTCCCATTTGTGTGACCAAGGCATTGGAATACAATTTTACGAATGAAGGCGGAATCGATTACCAATACCGCTTCCTAAAGAATATCATGGGCCTTTGGATGATTCAGGAAGTGAAGCGTATGTACAATGATGAATATTCGTTTGCCAGGCTGGTGGAATTAGCCAAGGAAGCAAAGGATTTCAAAGCCATTGTGAATGTGAATGATGACCGGTTCCTAAAACCGGATCATATGATAGAAGCTATTCAGAATTATTGTATCCAAACGGGACAGCCAGTCCCAAGTACTCCTGGTGAGGTAGCCAAATGTGTATTTGATAGTTTGGCAGTAAGCTATCAGGAAGCCATTAGCCAAATCGAAGAAATTTTTGAAAAGAAATTTGAAAAAATCAATGTCATCGGCGGCGGCTGCCAAAACGAAATATTGAACCAGCTTATCGCAGATGTAACCCATAAAGAGGTATATGCGGGACCTGTTGAGGCGACCGCAATCGGCAACATTGCGGCTCAATTAATGGCTCTGGGGGAAATAAAGGATGTAAAGGAAGCACGCGCCATTATCAACCATTCATTTGAAGTAAAAAAATATACACCATCCCATAAAGTAGTCAGTTAA
- a CDS encoding DeoR/GlpR family DNA-binding transcription regulator yields the protein MLVAERQKKIVELVNERLSIRVSELSKIFSVTEETIRRDLEKLEKENLLMRSHGGAVSIGKDQAETSYLEREITNATEKKAIASVAVGLIEPGDKIVLDASTTAWYVAKELSDMPLTVLTNSIKVAIELSKKEQIKVISTGGTLLSQSLSFVGPLAERSLGLYHVNKVFLSCKGIHIEKGLSDSNESQALVKKQMMEITDETILMVDSSKFGTRAFSQIEPLAKINRIITDSNIGEDTRKQLEEKQINLDIASIV from the coding sequence ATGCTTGTGGCAGAAAGACAAAAAAAGATTGTTGAATTAGTAAATGAACGGTTGAGTATTCGGGTCTCCGAACTGAGCAAAATTTTCTCCGTAACAGAGGAAACGATACGTCGTGACTTAGAGAAGCTTGAAAAAGAGAATCTATTAATGCGAAGTCATGGCGGCGCTGTCAGTATTGGGAAGGACCAAGCAGAAACCTCATATTTAGAAAGAGAAATCACCAATGCAACTGAAAAAAAAGCTATTGCTTCAGTGGCTGTTGGGTTAATTGAGCCCGGTGACAAAATTGTCTTGGATGCGAGCACTACTGCCTGGTATGTGGCGAAGGAGCTGTCTGACATGCCTTTAACCGTGTTGACAAACTCGATAAAAGTTGCCATTGAGTTGAGTAAAAAAGAACAAATTAAAGTGATATCCACTGGGGGAACGTTATTATCGCAGTCGCTTTCCTTTGTGGGGCCTCTGGCAGAACGATCCCTGGGGTTGTATCACGTGAACAAAGTATTTCTCTCCTGTAAGGGAATTCATATTGAAAAAGGGCTGAGTGACTCTAACGAATCACAAGCGTTAGTAAAGAAGCAAATGATGGAGATAACCGATGAGACAATCCTAATGGTGGACTCTAGTAAATTTGGTACAAGGGCCTTTTCACAAATAGAACCTCTTGCTAAAATCAATCGGATAATTACAGATTCAAACATTGGTGAAGACACAAGAAAACAGTTGGAAGAGAAACAAATTAATTTAGACATAGCATCCATTGTATAG
- a CDS encoding family 78 glycoside hydrolase catalytic domain, with product MFINKAFKGTKKRMIAIALTSMLVLSSFPGINGTNSVKAETNKAPGAPTGLLTDLLPAPLAVEDLTNPKFSWEVNDENRGEKQTAYQIRVDTDPNKLLSDDSVVWDSGKVASGKSSNVPYDGPTLKPATRYYWTVKTWDKDDQAGPFSHPGMFGTGLKDEWTGSSIWQNPNEYGSWDNYTIEVDITIESNAAGIKFRAKDNNNSYMWQFSAQKQALAPHVKNAGTWREITQIAYPFKIGVQYHIKIVANGNEITTFVNDSKIDTRSLSDHMTGSIGFRHGSTESAFYDNVTVTSDKNKVLYHADFSSGEAIGCGSVRDGKLYVGRSAECLIGASDNMAFFRKNFTLEDKDISSATAYVTGQSPSPARQYVYKLFVNGEFVGVGPVEGYNGQLFYNAYDVTGLLKKGKENAVGAIAYTQQDKRFLAELHVTYVDGSKQVIKTDNTWESLNAHQAIRDGGNAGTGYYYAPSEYINSIEYPHGFSKPDFDSSSWSKVLVKAVIPKGQLTGQPSQNLEEVVVTPQKVVDKGNGRYFIDFGHSVTGGIKLAINSSTEKEVEIRLGEELSAPETVRYNMRTGNNYREIWNLKPGEQTLQHWGYRVFRYAEIYGLHEGLTNVEEIVSAVALRYPFNEEASEFASSDQTLNTVWEFSKNSIRDLNFDLYYDSTTRERRAYEADAYIQQLSHYALDREFALARISHEYLYDHETWPTEWKQISIMAAWQDYLYTGDKTSLEKNYEVLKSKAYDRFMTAEGLLKKSTVNDIVDWPDTMRDGYQFTEVNTVINAYNYRDMVDLANIAQVLNKSEDVKKYKELASTQKEAINKQLFDSSVNRFRDGLGVNHYASHANFFPVALGAATDENAKLASEYIASRGMVPSVYGAPFLLESLFQNNQESKAIDLLTSHEKNSWMNMIKLGAGSTMEAWDPSQKPNLTYSHPWAASPAYIIPREMFGIVPVLPAFEKFEVKPRPGQIGSAEIKVPTIKGKVEASFTQSEDKFELTVSVPANTTAIVSVPAANKSEVSVDGEVKYLDENNRYIVYEVGSGKYNFVVNKENVIPFAPDNVTVEPGTKEISNILKWKDNSNYEKGFLIERNEGENG from the coding sequence ATGTTTATAAACAAAGCATTTAAGGGAACGAAAAAAAGAATGATAGCGATTGCTCTTACATCAATGCTTGTACTATCCTCATTCCCTGGTATCAATGGAACAAATAGTGTAAAGGCTGAAACGAACAAGGCACCGGGTGCTCCGACTGGCCTGCTTACGGATCTTCTGCCTGCTCCATTGGCCGTTGAGGATTTAACTAATCCAAAATTTAGTTGGGAAGTAAATGATGAGAACAGGGGAGAAAAACAAACGGCTTACCAGATACGGGTAGATACAGATCCTAACAAACTATTATCGGATGACTCTGTTGTATGGGACTCAGGTAAAGTTGCTTCGGGAAAATCATCAAATGTTCCTTATGATGGTCCAACCCTTAAACCTGCTACTCGATATTACTGGACGGTAAAAACATGGGATAAGGATGATCAAGCAGGTCCGTTTTCACATCCTGGAATGTTTGGAACGGGGTTAAAGGATGAATGGACAGGGTCTTCCATTTGGCAAAACCCGAATGAATATGGAAGCTGGGATAATTATACGATTGAAGTTGATATAACTATTGAAAGTAATGCTGCAGGAATAAAATTCAGGGCGAAGGACAATAACAATTCCTATATGTGGCAATTCAGCGCTCAAAAGCAGGCTCTTGCCCCGCATGTTAAAAATGCCGGCACATGGAGAGAAATTACGCAGATCGCTTACCCTTTTAAAATTGGAGTGCAATACCACATCAAAATTGTCGCAAATGGAAATGAAATTACTACATTTGTTAATGACTCAAAAATAGATACACGAAGCCTTTCCGACCACATGACTGGTTCGATTGGTTTTCGTCACGGCAGTACAGAAAGTGCTTTTTACGATAATGTGACAGTCACATCAGATAAAAATAAGGTCCTCTACCATGCAGATTTTTCATCTGGTGAAGCAATTGGCTGCGGATCTGTTAGAGATGGAAAATTATATGTCGGAAGAAGTGCTGAATGTTTAATCGGCGCATCCGATAACATGGCTTTTTTCAGAAAGAATTTCACCTTGGAGGATAAAGACATCTCCAGTGCAACCGCGTATGTGACAGGGCAATCTCCAAGCCCTGCGAGACAATATGTTTACAAGCTTTTTGTGAATGGTGAGTTTGTTGGTGTTGGTCCTGTTGAGGGATATAACGGACAGCTTTTTTATAATGCATATGATGTTACCGGCTTGTTAAAGAAAGGGAAAGAAAATGCTGTCGGAGCGATTGCCTATACGCAACAGGATAAACGGTTCCTAGCCGAGCTGCATGTTACCTATGTAGATGGCAGCAAACAGGTTATCAAAACAGATAACACATGGGAATCTCTGAATGCCCATCAAGCAATTCGGGATGGTGGGAATGCAGGTACAGGTTATTATTATGCGCCATCTGAATATATAAACTCAATTGAATACCCGCATGGATTTAGCAAACCAGACTTTGACAGCAGTTCGTGGTCCAAAGTCCTCGTTAAAGCCGTAATTCCTAAAGGACAATTGACCGGCCAGCCGTCACAGAATCTCGAAGAAGTGGTGGTAACTCCCCAGAAGGTCGTTGATAAGGGGAATGGAAGATATTTTATTGACTTTGGCCACTCTGTAACTGGAGGTATCAAACTAGCAATAAATTCTTCAACAGAAAAGGAAGTGGAAATCCGTTTAGGTGAAGAGCTTTCTGCTCCTGAAACCGTTCGTTATAATATGCGGACCGGCAATAATTACCGAGAAATCTGGAATCTGAAGCCAGGCGAACAAACCTTGCAGCATTGGGGATACCGCGTGTTCCGCTATGCTGAAATTTATGGGCTGCATGAAGGTTTGACAAACGTGGAAGAAATCGTTTCAGCGGTTGCTCTCCGTTATCCATTTAACGAAGAAGCATCAGAGTTTGCATCATCCGACCAAACGCTTAATACAGTATGGGAGTTCTCAAAAAATTCTATTCGTGATTTAAACTTTGACCTGTACTATGACTCTACCACTAGGGAACGAAGAGCCTATGAAGCGGATGCCTATATTCAACAGCTTTCCCATTATGCATTAGATCGAGAATTTGCACTTGCAAGGATTTCTCATGAATATCTTTATGACCATGAAACATGGCCGACAGAATGGAAACAGATATCGATTATGGCTGCATGGCAGGATTATTTGTATACCGGTGATAAAACTTCTTTAGAAAAAAATTATGAGGTATTGAAATCAAAGGCTTATGACCGATTTATGACAGCTGAAGGACTTCTAAAAAAATCGACCGTCAATGATATTGTAGACTGGCCAGATACTATGCGTGACGGCTATCAATTTACCGAAGTAAACACGGTAATTAATGCCTATAATTACCGGGACATGGTTGACTTGGCAAATATCGCACAGGTGTTGAATAAATCAGAGGATGTCAAAAAATACAAAGAACTTGCGTCAACACAAAAGGAAGCGATTAATAAACAACTATTTGACTCAAGTGTCAATCGGTTCCGCGATGGTCTGGGAGTGAATCATTATGCTTCGCATGCCAACTTCTTCCCAGTTGCATTAGGAGCGGCAACTGACGAGAATGCCAAATTGGCTAGCGAGTATATTGCGAGCCGCGGAATGGTTCCAAGTGTGTATGGTGCACCATTTTTACTAGAGTCACTTTTCCAAAATAATCAAGAAAGCAAAGCCATCGATTTATTAACTTCTCATGAGAAAAACAGCTGGATGAACATGATTAAATTGGGTGCTGGTTCGACAATGGAAGCCTGGGACCCTAGCCAGAAACCAAACCTGACCTATTCCCATCCATGGGCCGCATCACCAGCTTATATCATCCCGCGTGAAATGTTTGGGATTGTTCCAGTTCTTCCGGCGTTTGAAAAATTTGAAGTCAAACCAAGGCCAGGACAAATCGGTTCTGCAGAGATTAAAGTTCCAACAATTAAAGGTAAAGTTGAAGCTTCCTTTACACAATCAGAAGACAAATTTGAATTAACAGTAAGCGTACCTGCTAATACGACGGCGATTGTTTCTGTACCGGCGGCCAATAAATCGGAAGTATCGGTGGATGGAGAAGTCAAATATCTTGATGAGAACAATCGTTATATTGTTTATGAGGTGGGTTCTGGTAAGTATAACTTTGTAGTCAATAAAGAGAATGTCATTCCTTTTGCTCCTGACAACGTAACTGTTGAACCTGGAACAAAAGAAATTAGCAATATTCTAAAGTGGAAAGATAATTCCAACTATGAAAAAGGCTTTCTGATAGAGAGGAATGAAGGGGAGAATGGATAG
- the rhaA gene encoding L-rhamnose isomerase: MSIKENYELAKQAYAKWGVDVDGVLEKLKNIPISIHCWQGDDIGGFEVNQNKLSGGIDVTGNYPGKASTPEELRSDLEKALSLIPGKHRVNLHAIYAETNGEVVERDQLEPKNFENWVKWAKEHGLGLDYNPTLFSHPKAADGLTLSHPNEEIREFWINHCIGSRKIGEYFGKELGTPALTNIWIPDGYKDIPSDRLTPRKRLKESLDKIFAVEIDDKYNLDAVESKLFGIGSEAYVVGSHEFYLNYAMKNNKLCLLDTGHYHPTETVSNKISSMLLFSDKVALHVSRPVRWDSDHVVILDDELREIAHEIVRNDALDRVIIGLDFFDASINRVAAWTIGTRNIIKALLYAMLVPNEHLKQLQEEGNFTERLALMEEFKTYPFGAAWDYYCEKMGVPVRESWLEEVKAYEQEVLSKR; encoded by the coding sequence TTGTCCATTAAAGAAAACTATGAACTTGCCAAACAAGCTTATGCCAAATGGGGAGTCGACGTTGATGGAGTGTTGGAAAAACTAAAAAATATCCCTATTTCGATTCATTGCTGGCAAGGTGATGATATTGGGGGATTTGAAGTAAACCAAAACAAATTATCTGGCGGTATTGACGTAACCGGTAACTATCCTGGAAAAGCCAGCACTCCTGAAGAGTTAAGAAGCGACTTAGAAAAAGCACTTTCATTAATTCCAGGCAAGCACCGTGTTAACCTTCATGCCATTTATGCAGAAACAAATGGAGAAGTGGTCGAAAGAGATCAACTGGAACCGAAGAATTTTGAAAATTGGGTAAAATGGGCAAAGGAACATGGACTAGGGTTAGATTACAATCCAACCCTATTCTCTCATCCAAAAGCAGCCGATGGTTTGACACTTTCCCATCCAAACGAAGAGATTCGGGAATTCTGGATTAATCACTGCATCGGCAGCCGTAAAATTGGCGAATACTTTGGAAAGGAGCTAGGAACACCTGCGTTAACGAACATTTGGATACCAGATGGCTATAAGGATATTCCAAGTGACCGCTTAACTCCCAGAAAAAGATTAAAGGAATCATTGGATAAGATATTTGCCGTGGAAATTGACGATAAATATAATCTGGATGCAGTGGAAAGCAAACTATTCGGTATTGGCTCCGAAGCATATGTGGTTGGTTCTCATGAATTCTATTTAAACTATGCGATGAAAAATAACAAATTGTGCTTGCTTGATACGGGCCACTATCATCCAACAGAAACGGTTTCGAATAAAATATCTTCCATGCTGCTGTTTAGCGACAAGGTTGCCCTGCATGTTTCGAGACCGGTTCGTTGGGATAGTGACCATGTCGTCATTCTCGATGATGAATTGAGAGAAATTGCACATGAGATCGTCCGCAATGATGCGCTTGATCGTGTCATCATTGGCCTTGATTTCTTTGATGCCAGCATCAACCGTGTGGCAGCCTGGACAATTGGAACAAGAAACATAATTAAAGCCCTGCTTTATGCGATGCTGGTGCCAAATGAACACTTAAAGCAACTTCAAGAAGAAGGCAACTTTACCGAAAGATTAGCCTTAATGGAAGAATTCAAAACCTACCCATTTGGGGCCGCATGGGATTACTATTGCGAAAAAATGGGTGTTCCAGTAAGAGAATCTTGGTTAGAAGAAGTAAAGGCATATGAACAAGAGGTTTTATCAAAACGATAA